The nucleotide sequence CGACGCCTGACCGGCACCTGACAGAAGACGGCGGGCCGCCCCTCTCGCAGGGACGGCCCGCCGTCGTTGTGCGTGGGCTCAGGCCTCGATACCCGCGTCGGCGAACGTCGCCATGCCTGAGAGGATCGCGGCCGACGAGCGCACGATCGGCAGCGCGAGCACCGCCCCGGATCCCTCCCCCAGCCGGAGCCCGAGATCGACGAGGGCCTCCAGCCCGAGGTGGGCGAGGGCCGCTGTGATGCCGGGCTCGAGTCCGGCATGGCCGGCGATCAGGTAGCCCTTCGCGGCGGGGGCGATCGCCGCGGCGACGCATGCGGCCGCGGAAGCGATGACTCCGTCGAGAATCACCGGCACCTGGCTCCGGGCCCCGCCGAGGATGAACCCGACCAGCGCCGCGATCTCCAGGCCGCCGACGGCCGCCAGCGCGCTGACCGGATCATCGGCCGAGGGCGAGTGCAGCGCGATCGCCCGCTCGATGACCTCGACCTTGTGCGCCAGCACCTCGTCGTCGACGCCCGCGCCGTGGCCGGTGACCGTCGCCACGGCCGCCCCTGTGAAGACGGAGATCAGCGCGGCCGACGGGGTGGTGTTGCCGATGCCCATCTCGCCGGTCAGCAGGATCGTCGCGCCAGAGGCGACGGCCTCGTCTGCGGCATCGAGGCCCACCGCGACGGCGGCGAGCGCCTGCTCGAGGGTCATGGCCGGCTCGACGGACAGGTCGCGGGTCCCGGCAGCCACCTTGCGGTCGCGCACCCGGGGCGACGCCGGGTAGTCGAGCTTCACGCCGACGTCTGTGATCATCACGTCGGCACCCGCCTGGCCGGAGAGCACGTTGATGGCCGCTCCGCCTGCTGCCATGTTCAGCAGCATGGAGACGGTGACCTCCTGAGGCCAGGGGGTCACGCCCTGCGCGCAGACGCCGTGGTCGGCGGCGAAGACCCCGACGGTCGCGCAGCCGGGGACGGGCGGCGGGCTCGTCCGGTAGATGCCCGCCAGCTGGATGCCGGCGCGCTCCAACGCGCCGAGGCTCCCGGCGGGCTTCGTGAGCTGTGCCTGTCGGGCAGTGGCCTGCCCGATCGCCTCCGCCGAGACCTCCACGATGCCGCCGACGACGTCGGCGAGCTGCTCCTCACTCATGCGCGTGACCTTCTTCCGCGGTCGGCAGCCGCATCGAACCAATTCCAACCTTTACGGGCAGCCTAGCGAGGCGCTCAACGGGGCTGGAGGCGGGGCCGACGAGGTCGCGGCGGGATGCTGCACATCAGCGACGGGGAGGGGGTCTCGTCGACTCTGACGAGTGAGCCTGCGGAGGCGGCTCGAACCAATGGGGGGCTGACTCAAGCCGCCATCCGCAGATAGGAGATCCGGGCCCTTGGGGGGATGGGCCCTCGATCCGCCAGCAGTCTGGCCGACGATCCCCCGCTCCTACTACCCGGTGTCGGATCGTGTCGCAAACCTGTCGCAAATTGAACCGTTGCAATGGCACGTGGCTCCGCAGTACGGTTCCGCGGCGAACGCGCGCCGCAGCTGCGGTACGGTCGCGAATCCGGAACGCAGAGCCAACTGCTCACGCGAGATGCGCGGATACTCCCGCCTGATGCTGGACGCCAACTCGACCCGCGCCTTCCGCAGTTCGGCAGACGGTCTCGAACCGACGTCGGCAAATGCGCGCTGCAGCTGCCGCGGCGAGACTGCCAACTCCCTCGCCAGCGCGGCTACGCCGAGCTGCGGGTCGGCGCGGCGCACGGCGATCAGCTGTCTGGCATGCTCCAACAGGCCGACGGGGCGGGCGCCCGCCGACTGCGTCGCCTCGACCGCCAGCGCCACGCCCATACCCGCGGTGAGCTGTTCACAGATGGCACTCTCGGCATCGGTGAGGCTGTCCGAGCGGCTGCACAGGGCCGCCACGAAGGCGCGGCATGAGCGGGCGATCGGCCCCTCCTCGACGCGGGTCACGACCCGGCCGGGGTGGTCGAGGTGCGCGGCGAGCAGGTCACGGGGGACCCAGCAGAGCGTGACGGACGAGTCTCCCTCCGATGTGAGCGTGACGTCGACCTCAGGCGGGGCGATGACCAGCCGGACCCTGCTCTCGGCGCCGTCGCCGCGACGCACACCACCGGCCTGCTCGCCGAACATGGCGATCAGCGAGTGGGTCGCCCCCTGTCGGCGTCTCCGCGTCATTGGCGCGGACGGCCGCGCAACGGCCACCCGTACACCGCCGACCCGGCGGTACCCCACCAGAGAAGGACTCGGCTCCAGAGCCGCGAGAAGATCGTCCACCACGACGGCAAGCACTCCAATCAGAATCGCCCTGGCCCCCACGACGACCTTAGGTGAGAATCCGTCGTTCCCACCGGTCATCGCTCCTGACACGCCGATCCGGCCCACCCACCGCGGCACGGGGTCGCCCGAGGGTGGGGGCTAGTCTGGGGTCATGCGCAAGTTCGACGTTGACAAGCTCGTTGAGGGCATCACACAGGGCAACCGGGCGCTGATCGCGCAGTCGATCACGCTCGTCGAGTCGGTCAAGCCCGCCCACCGCGAACTGGCGCACCAGCTCCTCCAGCGTATCCAGCCAATGACAGGCAAGGCGTTCCGCGTCGGTATCTCCGGCGTCCCCGGCGCCGGTAAGTCCACCTTCATCAACGCCATGGGCGTCAAGCTCGTGCAGGAGCGCCATCACCGCGTGGCAGTGCTGGCGGTCGATCCGTCGAGCTCTCGCACCGGCGGATCCATCCTCGGCGACCGCACCCGCATGGCCGACCTCGCCGCCCTCGACGACGTGTTC is from Tessaracoccus palaemonis and encodes:
- a CDS encoding helix-turn-helix domain-containing protein encodes the protein MFGEQAGGVRRGDGAESRVRLVIAPPEVDVTLTSEGDSSVTLCWVPRDLLAAHLDHPGRVVTRVEEGPIARSCRAFVAALCSRSDSLTDAESAICEQLTAGMGVALAVEATQSAGARPVGLLEHARQLIAVRRADPQLGVAALARELAVSPRQLQRAFADVGSRPSAELRKARVELASSIRREYPRISREQLALRSGFATVPQLRRAFAAEPYCGATCHCNGSICDRFATRSDTG
- the cobT gene encoding nicotinate-nucleotide--dimethylbenzimidazole phosphoribosyltransferase, coding for MSEEQLADVVGGIVEVSAEAIGQATARQAQLTKPAGSLGALERAGIQLAGIYRTSPPPVPGCATVGVFAADHGVCAQGVTPWPQEVTVSMLLNMAAGGAAINVLSGQAGADVMITDVGVKLDYPASPRVRDRKVAAGTRDLSVEPAMTLEQALAAVAVGLDAADEAVASGATILLTGEMGIGNTTPSAALISVFTGAAVATVTGHGAGVDDEVLAHKVEVIERAIALHSPSADDPVSALAAVGGLEIAALVGFILGGARSQVPVILDGVIASAAACVAAAIAPAAKGYLIAGHAGLEPGITAALAHLGLEALVDLGLRLGEGSGAVLALPIVRSSAAILSGMATFADAGIEA